GCAAATCACCGGCCAGCGACTCTCAAGCGAAACGGCTGAAATTTCAGACTCAAAGCGTACAAAGACGATCGCTTGCTGTGGAGTCAACTCGCGCAGATCGATATCGCCCAAATGACGCCATTCGCGCTCAACGCTCCAGGCAACTCCACATTTTGAGTGAGACAGCTGAAAAAAAGGACGTTGATGGGAACTTAATTGTCGCCAACATTCTTCGTCCCCGTAGATGACAGGTCGAGCAGCTCGCTGCTGTAGCCACTTTCGGTCAATACATAAACCATAGGCTTCAAAGTCCCACCTGCTCAGATGCGGACGAAACAGTCGCCGTGTCGCAATTTCGTCATGGCTCCACTCAGTAAAACAAACAACTTTGATTGGCGATCGCGTCATGCGACAAGTAGCAATCAGCCGTTGCATCTGCAGAATCTGCTTTAACGAGCCAAGCGAGTTCCGCAAACTCGCCTCAGCAAAAAGTTGCTCGGCCAAGTACTGGTCAAGCGGTTGATCGGGCCACGGACCGTGACAGGCACGCGTCCAATGTCACAAACGAGGAACGACCGTTGTGGCACTCAGCGTTGGGTTTTGCATCGTCTCCCGCCAATCAAAACGGACCGATCACGATCGATCGACTGAATATCAGTGTGACGGCAAAGCGTCGCACCTTGCCCGACCAATCTTGTTGACAGTCTTCTATCCAGCTCCCCGGTTGATGTTACGAGCCGCACAGCTGGCGGATCAGGCAAGGAAATTCGCCACGACAATAAACGAATTAGCCGGCCCTGCGATCGCAACCCTAACACAAACACAGTGCTGGCCAACGAGAGCAGACAGGCATCTAAGTTGGGGCCAATCGGAGACACTGGCTTTTTGGCAAGAGGTGGCGAAACGATCGCGCGCATTGCCCATTGGGAACTCTTGGACCGTACAAAACATCGATCCAGCCAACTCACAGTTTTTCCGGCGAAAGAATCGACCATCACCAGCGGCTGTATACCGTCCTGCGCCAGTTGGCTGACAAATGGGTGACACGTCGTCCGTGGAGCGGTCAGCAAGATTTGCCGCCGAGGCTCCAATCCCGTCACCACCTGCCGAAGACCAAACAACCAAAGTGATTTCGTAGACAGATTACGTCCTATCCGCGAACTGAGCACACAAACAAACTGTCCATGCACCCGGCCCTGAGGCCACCAGACTGCTCGCAGCCCTAGCATAGGAGTCTGCAGGCAGAAAAGCATCGCACGTCTTTGCTGGCACGCTTGAAGCCTGCTTACAATTCGAGTCGACCGTTGCCCGACCGTCTTCGCTTGCCAGGCGTGAAGCAGGTCTGGCAACAGATTCGGCTCGCCACCACCTGCCGTTTCTCGGCGACCCGCTACAACGCTTAGAAAAACTTCATGGAGCTTGTTCAGTTCTGACATACGTTTTCTATCTCGCCACGATCTTCCCAGGAACTTTTCCAGTGACAAATTAGGTCAAACAGCCGGGATTCGTCAAAGTCGCATGGCAGTCGCTCTTTTCGCTCAAGCCGAACCTGTTTATTCTGCTCTACAACTTTGCAACATCTGCATCAAACGCGAGAAAATGCCGTCTGGCTTGTTTCTCGAGTAACCATTCAACGTATCATGAGAGCAATCGGCGGCGCTCCGATCAATCTTGGCGTCAACGACGATTACCTCGTTCCAACGGCTCGATAATCACCGCATTGATGCATGTTGGGAATTCGACTTTCACTCCACGGATGATCAAGATAAATGATTAACCTTCAGGGACATCGGGCCTTGGTGACGGGCGGAACACAGGGCGTCGGCGCTGCCATCGCCTATTCGCTGGCGCAAGCTGGTGCAGACGTCGTCCTGCATGGACTTACGATCGACGAACAAGCGCATGCGACCGCTGCCGCATGTCGTGAGACAGGAGTTGAGGTCGGTTTGATCGACGGAGATTTGTCGGGGCCAACCGAATCAGCCGTGCAACGAGTCTTTGAACAGGCCCAAACGACGCTGCCTGGCATCGATATCTTAATTAACAACGCCGGCACTTACGCCGATCTGCCGTTCCTTGACATGACCTATCAATCATTTGAACGGACGATGCGATTGAATGTCTTTTCCTATTTCTTTTTGAGCCAAGCCTTTTCCAGACAGTGGGTCAACGATAACACTGCGGGTCGCATCCTTTTGATTGGCTCAATCAACGGTCGGCTTGCGGAACCGACCCATTCAGGCTACGACACTTCCAAGGGGGCGATCGAAATGATGGTCAAAACCCTGTGCGTTGAACTGGCTCCACATCAAATTCGTGTTAACGGTCTTGCCCCCGGTCTGTTTCGCACGCCACTCACATCTTCCGCGTTGGATCAGCCGGGAGTTTTACAGTGGATGCAACAGCACACACCGAACGGGCAAGTGCCCGGACCGGAGGTTGCGGGCGCCGCAGCCGCATTTCTCGTCAGTGACGTGGCGGACCACATTCACGGGCAAATGCTATTAATTGACGGCGGCATGAGCGTTTGGCAACAACCCGATCTTTAGACGTGAGACGAATCTAGATTTGAGTCGGTTCGCGATAGTAAGCAGTCCCGGTTGCCAAGAGGGAAGCCACAACGATATTTTTTTTCCGAGCCGGATCCCGACCGCCAATCTGTACCGTATCGATTTGCACACAACACACAGCATTATATCCCAGCTCAAGCGATTGTTCCTTGATGCGGAGAAGCGCCTCTCTGCGGCCCCGTTCCAACAACGTTTGAAAGCTGCTAATCTCCCCGCCAAACAGATTCTTGATGGTGCCGAGAAAAGTTTTCAGATAATCGCTGCTGATGACAACTTCCGACACCACCAAGCTGGGCACTAATTCATGCTGAGGAACGGGGTCGGTATAGGCGTGCGTCTGCGTGACCAAGACCTTTTGAGTTGCTGCCTCACGACGATCTAAATCGGCAAGATGTTTTTTTTCAATTTGCCGTCCAAGTGTCAGCCCCAATAGAAGCAGGGCCATCGGCACACCGAAGGCCAACCCCAACTCAAACAGAATGAACGGATGCATTTCAGCTGCTCCTATCAAAGACCCACCAAATATCAAACCGTTTCGGGAGCGACCGTGACGGCGGTGCCGTAAGCAAATAACTCGGACGCACCGGCCGAGATCGAGCTCGTAGTGAACCGCACGTTCAAGACTGCATTGGCACCCAACTGCTGGGCTTGAGCCAACATACGCTGCATTGCTTCTTGACGCGATTCCGTCAAAAGTTCGGTATAGCCAACAAGTTCTCCGCCAACCAAATTTTTCAGCCCGGCAGCGATATCTCGGCCGGCGTGCTTCGCCCGCACTGTATTACCTTGGACAATCCCTTTGACTTCTAAAATTCGATGACCTGGGACCGTATCTGTATTCACTACAATCATGACAAGCTCTCCCAAGTCCGAGGCCGAAACCCAAACGATCAGTTCCACAATTGTGATGGTGACCTCGTCGACCAACA
This region of Pirellulaceae bacterium genomic DNA includes:
- a CDS encoding SDR family oxidoreductase, yielding MINLQGHRALVTGGTQGVGAAIAYSLAQAGADVVLHGLTIDEQAHATAAACRETGVEVGLIDGDLSGPTESAVQRVFEQAQTTLPGIDILINNAGTYADLPFLDMTYQSFERTMRLNVFSYFFLSQAFSRQWVNDNTAGRILLIGSINGRLAEPTHSGYDTSKGAIEMMVKTLCVELAPHQIRVNGLAPGLFRTPLTSSALDQPGVLQWMQQHTPNGQVPGPEVAGAAAAFLVSDVADHIHGQMLLIDGGMSVWQQPDL
- a CDS encoding heavy metal-binding domain-containing protein, giving the protein MHPFILFELGLAFGVPMALLLLGLTLGRQIEKKHLADLDRREAATQKVLVTQTHAYTDPVPQHELVPSLVVSEVVISSDYLKTFLGTIKNLFGGEISSFQTLLERGRREALLRIKEQSLELGYNAVCCVQIDTVQIGGRDPARKKNIVVASLLATGTAYYREPTQI
- a CDS encoding YbjQ family protein; translated protein: MIVVNTDTVPGHRILEVKGIVQGNTVRAKHAGRDIAAGLKNLVGGELVGYTELLTESRQEAMQRMLAQAQQLGANAVLNVRFTTSSISAGASELFAYGTAVTVAPETV